In Natranaerobius trueperi, the sequence TCCCATTGAAATCTTTTAACTATATTTAGTCTGAATGTTAAAAATTCTCCTTTTATAAGTAAATATCCTTCTTTTTTAATTTTATCGTAAATATTCTTCAACTACAAACCTTTCTATTCTATACCCTGATTCTAAATGTCTAACTTTTATTAAATCAATAGCCACAGGTTTTTTATCTCGGTTAAAATGTAAAACTGCCATGCTGTATGGGATATCTGCCCCCCCTTCTAGACCACGAATTCCAGCAGCTCCAGTTGTTCCTGCATTAACTATTAACTCTCCTTCCTCTTTATCCACATCAGGACGATGTGTATGACCTGTTAAAATAATCGGGATGTCTTCTCTAAAATGTTCTGCTATATGCGGGTGATGAACACCCAATATATCAGGCTCAACACCTTTTTCTTCAATTAATTGTTCTAATCTTATAGCATAGTCATCTAAAAAACTTTCATCTGGCACTGTCATTGCTGTAGAGTCTGCTGATGGATCTTCTATTCCAGCAATTTTAAAATCTAATACTTCAATTATCTCTTTATTATTAATAGCATGAACATTTTCAACTGACTCCAGTCGCTTAATAACTTGTGGTGAATCATGATTACCAGAAATAAAAACATATGGTACATTAAATCCTGAAATTCGAGAAGCTAATTCAGCTTCAAGAGGTGAACCATAATCAGTAATATCCCCTGTATCTATAATCATATCTACTTGAAAGTTTCTCACTATTTGAGCCACTAGATCTAAACTAGCAGGATTATTATGAATATCAGAAACGTGTAATACTTTGTGGTCTCCTTCAATTGCACCTAATCCTTCTAAATCTCGTACTTTTTCAAAAAACATAAACAAATTTTCTGAAAGAGTTTGAAGCTGTAAGCTAACATCATCTAAAGCACGAAGACTATCATCTACCACACCCATCACCCAAGGATAAGCTTCTAACACTCCATCAAATTCAGGGTTTTCAAAAGCATTTACATCATAAGTAAAAAAAGTTAATAATAAAAGAGCTATTATAACTAAGGTTGGAAACAATGTTCCAAATAACAATTTATCGCGATTCCTATAACCACTTATTAGTGTACCAAAAAATCCACCAGCGCCCCCTAATACAATTAATTTAATAGAAAAAGATCTTATAATTGAGTGGATTTGATTCTCAAACTCCAAAACAAGGTCTTCTTTTGGTGGAGACATAACTAATTTAGTTAATTTATCTAAATCCATACTTTCTAAATTAACATTTAATTTAACAGGTGAACTATGAGTCTCTGCACTTACTTCACCTATTGGTGATAAATCAATTGTTGTTAAACCATGATCAATAATCTTTAATTCCGCTTCTATCATAAAAGGTCCTAAATTATATGTAGAAGTACTTAAAAGAGATACAAAGGTTAGTCCCGTCACTACTGATATAAGAAAGAGTTTGACCATTTGCGCTGTTTTAGTGTTCATCTTAGACATATTTTGATTCCCCTATTTAAATGTTTTTAAAATAAAACACCTCAACTCATTTAAAGCTAAATCTGCTGAACCATTTTTTATATCTTCTCTACTTCCAGGTAGAACAGTCTTTAAATGTCTTGACTCTTTATCACTAGTTATTACAATATGGATTAAACCTACTTGATCTCCTGTAGGACCTGCGTACCCTGTTATTCCAACCCCTATATCTGATCTAA encodes:
- a CDS encoding metallophosphoesterase family protein, giving the protein MSKMNTKTAQMVKLFLISVVTGLTFVSLLSTSTYNLGPFMIEAELKIIDHGLTTIDLSPIGEVSAETHSSPVKLNVNLESMDLDKLTKLVMSPPKEDLVLEFENQIHSIIRSFSIKLIVLGGAGGFFGTLISGYRNRDKLLFGTLFPTLVIIALLLLTFFTYDVNAFENPEFDGVLEAYPWVMGVVDDSLRALDDVSLQLQTLSENLFMFFEKVRDLEGLGAIEGDHKVLHVSDIHNNPASLDLVAQIVRNFQVDMIIDTGDITDYGSPLEAELASRISGFNVPYVFISGNHDSPQVIKRLESVENVHAINNKEIIEVLDFKIAGIEDPSADSTAMTVPDESFLDDYAIRLEQLIEEKGVEPDILGVHHPHIAEHFREDIPIILTGHTHRPDVDKEEGELIVNAGTTGAAGIRGLEGGADIPYSMAVLHFNRDKKPVAIDLIKVRHLESGYRIERFVVEEYLR